In Lates calcarifer isolate ASB-BC8 unplaced genomic scaffold, TLL_Latcal_v3 _unitig_1832_quiver_1421, whole genome shotgun sequence, a single window of DNA contains:
- the LOC108890929 gene encoding uncharacterized protein LOC108890929 isoform X1, whose amino-acid sequence MKVHHTLICFFLTVLQETDLINAETFIRTEPEGGNMTVTCTFNFSGSKKIFCKNECTEDKDILIETEENRAQSGRYSIEYKEGFYPVSSTLLYVTITQLTKSDSGRYRCSLERTGFSDGYDEIDLRVTDAPTTSIPDCTLPPFSTSLPSASTPTLIQTTQSLTSSSSSSPETTKQPETSSAGSGYFLVLVTCVPVVMVVVLLVVVLLLLYRKKIKVSHGSNTRGKSDCTVMEGVTYENCPPASTHQDPIYLSLDPASRDHDQTYSTLTHTS is encoded by the exons ATGAAAGTCCATCACACTCTGATCTGCTTCTTTCTCA CAGTGCTGCAGGAGACTGATCTCATCAATGCAGAAACCTTCATTCGTACTGAACCTGAAGGAGGAAACATGACAGTCACATGCACATTTAACTTCTCTGGAAGCAAGAAGATCTTCTGTAAGAATGAATGTACAGAAGACAAAGACATTCTCATTGAAACAGAAGAGAACAGAGCTCAGAGCGGCAGATACAGCATTGAATATAAAGAAGGATTTTATCCAGTATCTTCTAcacttctgtatgtgaccatcaCACAGCTGACCAAGTCTGACTCAGGACGGTACAGATGTAGTTTGGAAAGAACTGGTTTTTCAGATGGATACGATGAGATTGACCTCAGAGTGACAGATG CTCCAACCACTTCAATCCCGGACTGTACTCTTCCACCCTTTTCAACATCACTCCCATCAGCCTCCACACCGACACTGATACAGACAACACAGAGTTTAACCTCCAGTTCATCATCCTCCCCTGAAACCACCAAACAGCCTGAGACATCATCTGCAGGTTCAG GTTACTTCCTGGTTTTGGTCACATGTGTACCTGTGGTGATGGTGGTTGTtctgttggttgttgttttgctgctgctctACAGAAAAAAGATAAAGGTCTCTCATG GTTCAAACACGAGAGGAAAGTCAGACTGCACAGTGATGGAG GGTGTCACCTATGAGAACTGTCCTCCAGCCTCCACACATCAGGACCCCATCTACCTTAGTCTCGATCCAGCCAGCAGGGATCATGACCAAACCTActctacactcacacacacatcataa
- the LOC108890929 gene encoding uncharacterized protein LOC108890929 isoform X3, translating into MKVHHTLICFFLMLQETDLINAETFIRTEPEGGNMTVTCTFNFSGSKKIFCKNECTEDKDILIETEENRAQSGRYSIEYKEGFYPVSSTLLYVTITQLTKSDSGRYRCSLERTGFSDGYDEIDLRVTDAPTTSIPDCTLPPFSTSLPSASTPTLIQTTQSLTSSSSSSPETTKQPETSSAGSGYFLVLVTCVPVVMVVVLLVVVLLLLYRKKIKVSHGSNTRGKSDCTVMEGVTYENCPPASTHQDPIYLSLDPASRDHDQTYSTLTHTS; encoded by the exons ATGAAAGTCCATCACACTCTGATCTGCTTCTTTCTCA TGCTGCAGGAGACTGATCTCATCAATGCAGAAACCTTCATTCGTACTGAACCTGAAGGAGGAAACATGACAGTCACATGCACATTTAACTTCTCTGGAAGCAAGAAGATCTTCTGTAAGAATGAATGTACAGAAGACAAAGACATTCTCATTGAAACAGAAGAGAACAGAGCTCAGAGCGGCAGATACAGCATTGAATATAAAGAAGGATTTTATCCAGTATCTTCTAcacttctgtatgtgaccatcaCACAGCTGACCAAGTCTGACTCAGGACGGTACAGATGTAGTTTGGAAAGAACTGGTTTTTCAGATGGATACGATGAGATTGACCTCAGAGTGACAGATG CTCCAACCACTTCAATCCCGGACTGTACTCTTCCACCCTTTTCAACATCACTCCCATCAGCCTCCACACCGACACTGATACAGACAACACAGAGTTTAACCTCCAGTTCATCATCCTCCCCTGAAACCACCAAACAGCCTGAGACATCATCTGCAGGTTCAG GTTACTTCCTGGTTTTGGTCACATGTGTACCTGTGGTGATGGTGGTTGTtctgttggttgttgttttgctgctgctctACAGAAAAAAGATAAAGGTCTCTCATG GTTCAAACACGAGAGGAAAGTCAGACTGCACAGTGATGGAG GGTGTCACCTATGAGAACTGTCCTCCAGCCTCCACACATCAGGACCCCATCTACCTTAGTCTCGATCCAGCCAGCAGGGATCATGACCAAACCTActctacactcacacacacatcataa
- the LOC127139605 gene encoding CMRF35-like molecule 5, giving the protein MRTSGMKVHLTLTCIFFLTALQETDLINAHTFIYTGTEGGNITVTCSFIFSGRKKIFCKNECTEDKDILIETEENRAQSGRYSIEYKEGFYPVSSTLLFVTITQLTKSDSGWYWCGLERGDFPSGYDEIYLRVTDAPTTSIPDCTLPPFSTSLPSASTPTLIQTTQSLTSSSSSSPETTKQPETSSAGYFLVLVTCVPVVMVVVLLVVVLLLLYRKKIKVSHGSNTRGKSDCTVMEDVTYENCPPASTHQDSIYQSLDPASRDHDQTYSTLSHTHHK; this is encoded by the exons ATGAGAACCTCAGGCATGAAAGTCCATCTCACTCTGACCTGCATCTTCTTTCTCA CAGCGCTGCAGGAGACTGATCTCATCAATGCACACACCTTCATTTACACAGGAACTGAAGGAGGAAACATCACAGTCACATGCTCATTTATCTTCTCTGGAAGGAAGAAGATCTTCTGTAAGAATGAATGTACAGAAGACAAAGACATTCTCATTGAAACAGAAGAGAACAGAGCTCAGAGCGGCAGATACAGCATTGAATATAAAGAAGGATTTTATCCAGTATCTTCTACACTTCTGTTTGTGACCATCACACAGCTGACCAAGTCTGACTCAGGATGGTACTGGTGTGGTTTGGAAAGAGGTGATTTTCCAAGTGGATACGATGAGATTTACCTCAGAGTGACAGATG CTCCAACCACTTCAATCCCGGACTGTACTCTTCCACCCTTTTCAACATCACTCCCATCAGCCTCCACACCGACACTGATACAGACAACACAGAGTTTAACCTCCAGTTCATCATCCTCCCCTGAAACCACCAAACAGCCTGAGACATCATCTGCAG gttatTTCCTGGTTTTGGTCACATGTGTACCTGTGGTGATGGTGGTTGTtctgttggttgttgttttgctgctgctctACAGAAAAAAGATAAAGGTCTCTCATG GTTCAAACACGAGAGGAAAGTCAGACTGCACAGTGATGGAG GATGTCACCTATGAGAACTGTCCTCCAGCCTCCACACATCAGGACTCCATCTACCAGAGCCTGGATCCAGCTAGCAGGGATCATGACCAAACCTACTctacactctcacacacacatcataaaTGA